A part of Solenopsis invicta isolate M01_SB chromosome 2, UNIL_Sinv_3.0, whole genome shotgun sequence genomic DNA contains:
- the LOC105198261 gene encoding synaptosomal-associated protein 29, translating to MAGHNYLSDPKNPFFSLEDDVDDETFLRNAPARTGRYHGFDNDIDQNRQQLLQRKKEIEERTVQSSERSVSLLRDSEQIGVATAEELIRQKEQLQRTEKRLDDINSTLRFSQKHIQGIKSVFGSLKNYLSGKSLDAPPIPSTKLSESSSSGSVTSPALSNTLEQIQNDMSNSYSSTMIRRNYDDNSLEDVKPTNDRVTRVLEQNLTEMSGSLARLKHLAIGLSEEIDSQNDLIDNITDKTEKADITLQQQNKDMLHLLKK from the exons ATGGCTGGTCATAATTATTTGAGCGATCCGAAGAATCCATTCTTTTCGTTAGAGGACGATGTGGACGATGAGACATTTCTGAGGAACGCACCAGCCAGGACGGGGCGTTATCATGGCTTCGATAATGACATTGACCAAAATCGCCAACAGTTGCTGCAACGTAAGAAGGAAATCGAGGAACGCACGGTGCAATCCTCGGAAAGATCTGTTTCGCTTCTGAGAGATTCCGAGCAAATTGGGGTAGCCACAGCTGAG gAATTAATCAGGCAAAAAGAACAGCTGCAGAGGACGGAGAAAAGATTAGACGATATTAATAGTACATTAAGATTTAGTCAAAAACATATACAAGGCATAAAGAGTGTATTTGGTAGTCTGAAGAATTATCTCAGTGGCAAATCATTAGATGCTCCGCCGATACCATCTACAAAATTGTCAGAATCTTCTAGTTCTGGATCTGTAACATCTCCTGCATTGTCCAACACGTTAGAACAAATACAAAATGACATGAGCAATTCCTATTCGTCGACAATGATAAGAAGAAATTACGACGACAACAGTTTGGAAGATGTTAAACCTACTAACGACAGAGTAACTAGAGTTCTCGAACAAAATCTAACCGAGATGAGTGGATCATTGGCAAGACTAAAACATCTGGCGATTGGTTTATCCGAAGAAATAGATTCACAGAATGATCTGATTGATAATATCACTGATAAAACTGAGAAAGCAGATATAACGCTGCAACAACAAAATAAAgatatgttacatttattgaaaaaataa